The region ATGACAACTATGCCCCCACCGTTGCGGGCTGCCAGGTCAATTACCTTCTGAATGGCTTCGGTCTGAACACGTGTGCTGTCTGACCCTACTCCATAGTCCGTAATCACGTACCGCTTGCCGAGTTGGCTAAGGCTTACCTTCCGAACTGTTGTAAACCAGTTACTGATCGGACTTCCATCCGGAAATGAGGTTTTCTCTACCTTCTGTGCCCAAAGCGGTGCACTTATCACCACCGCACACAACAGTGCAACTAATCTTGTCGTCATACTAACCAGGTCTTACGCACCAAATTTGCGCTTAAAGAGACAATATACCTGCCTACAATGATTTGTCTCTCCTGCCCTTTCCTGTACAGTCAGGAAAGAGAGGAGAGACAAGGTAGTTTGATCAGGATACATTTGCCAACGTCGGTTCGGTTCAGCCCGAATTGGTCGGCGAATTTACTACTGCGGATTTGCGGCCATCAACTTGAGTGCTTCCTCATCTTTGTACTTAATGATTTGGTCCTTCAACTGCTTTTTCAGCAGAGCCGTTACTTTTTCGTAGCCTTTCTGACCGTACACATTGTTAAGATTCTGGGGGTCTTTCTGGATGTCGTACAGTTCCCAAAAGTCTTCCGGGCCGTAAAAACGAGCCAGCGTGTACTGAGCCGTACGCAACCCGAAATGGGGCGAGACATGGTGCGGCTGTGGGTACTCATAATAGTGGTAGTAAGCCTGATTTCGCCAGTCGTTTTTGCCGCCGGTCAGCAGCGGCAGGAACGATTCGCCCTGCACATAGTCGGGAACACGCGTGCCCGTCAGGCTCAATAAGGTGGGGGCCCAATCGACATTCGATACGACCTGCTTCACCTGACTGCCCGGTTTGATAACGCCCGGATACCGGATTACAAACGGCGTTTTCAGGGATTCCTCATAAATCCACCGCTTATCGAACCAGCCGTGTTCGCCCAGGTAAAAGCCCTGATCGGAGGTGTATACGACTACGGTATTTTTAGCCAGTCCGCTTTTATCCAGGTAATCGAGCAGCTTGCCGATGTTGCGATCCAGCGAGTTGGCGGTAGACAGATAATCTTTCAGATAACGCTGATATTTCCACTCCGCCAGGGCTTTACCGGTCAGCTTTTTATCGGCAAACTCCTTACTGATTTTGCCATAATAGCTGGAAAAGGCTTTTTTCTGTTCGGGGTTCAGGCGTCGGTACGAGCCTTCCCGAACGTAGGTGTCCAGCTGTTTTTCCTGCGCCGGGGTAGGTTGATTGGACCCGTAAAACGCCTTCCGAAAGTCGGCCTTTTCCTGCTCCATCGTGGCTTCATCAGCCTCATATTTAACATCGACTTTC is a window of Spirosoma linguale DSM 74 DNA encoding:
- a CDS encoding sulfatase (PFAM: sulfatase~KEGG: hypothetical protein), whose product is MSKPTVFRSLLGATAVALLLAIPGYTPVPLEEPQPNRAAQQRPNVIFIISDDHTSQAISAYGSKLAKTPNIDRIAREGAILYNNVVANSICGPSRATLLTGQFSHRNGYKFNEKVFDISQPVFTEELQKNGYQTAWIGKMHLGSLPHGFDYLNILPGHGNYYNSDFVDSNNKTTRHMGYVTDVVTSLSTDWLAHRDTAKPFFLVVGHKATHREWMPAVEDLGAYDNVTFPIPPTFYDDYEGRLAAQKQEMSIDKSMNLRADLKVDVKYEADEATMEQEKADFRKAFYGSNQPTPAQEKQLDTYVREGSYRRLNPEQKKAFSSYYGKISKEFADKKLTGKALAEWKYQRYLKDYLSTANSLDRNIGKLLDYLDKSGLAKNTVVVYTSDQGFYLGEHGWFDKRWIYEESLKTPFVIRYPGVIKPGSQVKQVVSNVDWAPTLLSLTGTRVPDYVQGESFLPLLTGGKNDWRNQAYYHYYEYPQPHHVSPHFGLRTAQYTLARFYGPEDFWELYDIQKDPQNLNNVYGQKGYEKVTALLKKQLKDQIIKYKDEEALKLMAANPQ